The Fusibacter sp. A1 DNA segment TTTATCGCCCGATTCAGTTCAAACGCATCCAAGGCGAAACAGGCGACAAGCCGTAAGAAAATGCTTGATAAGATTAAAATCGAAGACCTGCAGCCGTCGACACGTCGCTATCCTTTTGTCGGATTTACTCCAGATCGTGAAGCGGGTAAGGATATCCTTCAGGTAAGCGGACTCACTAAAACAATCGATGGCGTGAAAGTGCTAGACGATGTTTCGTTTATGCTCAACAAAGGCGACAAGGTCGTCATGTTAAGCAGAAACCCGCTAGTGGTCACAACGCTATTTAAGATTCTGATGGGCGAGATCGAACCGGATGAAGGAACATTCAAATGGGGTGTCACAACGACTCAGGGTTACCTGCCACGCGACTACAACGAGTATTTCGAAGGCAACGACGACAACCTGATCAACTGGTTGAGACAATATTCAGTGGAGAACGACGAATCGTTCATCCGCGGTTTCCTAGGTAAAATGCTCTTTTCTGGCGAAGAACCGCTAAAAAGCGCTTCGGTGCTTTCAGGTGGTGAAAAAGTACGTTGCATGTTCTCAAAGCTGATGCTTTCTGCTGCGAACGTGCTGCTTCTTGATGACCCTACAAATCACTTGGATCTGGAATCGATCCAGGCGGTGAATGACGGACTTGTCGCATTTAAAGGCACGATGCTCTTTACTTCACATGACCATACCTTCATCGAGTCTATCGCAAACCGTGTGATCGAAATTACGCCAAACGGAATTGTCGATAAGGTCACTGACTTTGACGTGTTCCTTGAAAATGACGAATTACAAGCGGATATCGCCAAGATGTACGCAAAATAGAAAGATAAATAAGAAGCGGGTAGACATGGAAATCATGTCTACCCGCTTTTAGCTTGTGGTCAGTAATATACATCCCTTTTGTTCATCATCCGCACCATCTGGTTCCTTAAAAAGTAAAATAACGCCCAGAGGGGGAACAAGGAACCGAAGTACAAGACCTGGGTATCGCTTGGATACACGTAACGGCTATGGGTGAACACGTAGACCAGTATCAGAATCGGCATGATCTTTGAAGAAGCCAGATGGAATACGTTTTTAAGAAGTCTTAGTTGAGCTGTCGAAATCATATGTTTATTGGACATGGTAACCGCCTTTTTGGTATGGACTAGATACAGTATACACACCTAATCTTAAATTATTCTTAAATTCATAAAAAAAAGAGGATGGATTCATGTTCCAACCTCGATGATGTCAAGTAAGCTGCTTGTGAATGGCATCCATGGCTTTTCGGTTTAGGTGATAATGGCTGTAGCTGACGTATGCCGCACCGAAGGAAAAGAGGCTGCCTATGCCGAGTATGAGTCCTAGGCTTGTGAGTGTGAACGCCTTTTGTGCGGCAAGAGCCGTGTCGAATCCCACCCAGTCGAGAACGATGCCGATGAATAGGATCGCAAAGGATTGGCTGAGCTTGTAAGTCAAAGTGAGCGTGCCGTAATAGACGCCTTCCTGCCTTTGCCCTGTGACAAGGGCATGGGCGTCCACAGTATCTGCGACCATGGCCTGAGGCAACATGGCGAGTCCACCGGTACCCGTTCCGCCAAGCAAGATGAAGGGTAAGAGAATCCAAAGATTTTCTGCCGTGAGTCCCCTTAAGAATACACATCCGATAAAATACAGACTAGAGATAATCGACATCATTAGGCCTAGTCGGATCGCCTTAGCCTTGTCCATGCTTTTGTTGAGCCACAGCCAGAAAGGCTGACTCACCACCGCCATGAGCAGTTGGGATCCGGCGATCAGTGCGATCTGCATATTGCCCATCTTGAAGGTGTAGGTATAGACGTGAAGTCCTATCGTGCTTAAGAGGGCGCTCGAAAGGTTTGTGAACAGATAACCGAGAACGACCGCCCTAAAATCGCCATGGGCGAAGGCCTTCGCGAGTGAGGTGAAGAAGTCCTTGAGTCCTGAGTTGTGGTTGTGGACGATTCTTTTTTTAAGCTCAGGAATCATATGGCTAGTCGACTTTAAGACCACGAACATCGAAACAGCCATGAGTGCGGTTGTAAACACGCTCATGTACCTGTATCCCGATGGATTGAGCTGCCCTATAGGGTACTCTGGGGTCGCCTTGAAGAAAAGCAGCATATTCACAGCTGTTGCGACAAAAATTCCAAGCAGGAAGAAGGACATCTTCACGGACTGTACTTTTGCCCTTTTGATGTGGTCGTCTGTGATTTCAGCTCCAAGTGCCGTATAGGGGGTGATGTAGACCGTCATACCCGTTTTAATCAAAAGAAGTGCGATGATCATTCCACCGACTTGCATCCAATGCGGGATGCTGGCGTGCAGGTTCCACAGGATCAGATTGGTGATGAGCACCGAAAATCCCCCGATCCACAGGTAAAGATGCCTTCTGCCGTATTTTTTATTTTTTGTATTATCCGAAATATATCCCATGATAGGGTCGGATAAGGCATCCCAGATGACGCCTGTTCCGACCATCGCACCGATCACTGTTCCTGAAAGACCAAGCACCGCAGTCGCATAGAACACGAAATAGGTCGCGATGATCTGAAAGATGATGCCGTATCCGAAATTTCCGAATCCATATCCGTAGATGTGCCTATTGCTAAGATTAATCATAAATACCTCGTCTCTAGCGGTTCATTACACCTATAATACAGCATATGTGCGGCTAAAGCCATAAATGCAACTATTTCTTAATCTATTTTTAAACCTTTCCATACTCGAAAGATTAAGTTATGATAAGAGTAATATGACAATACTGGAGGTTCATTATGGCTATACTTAAAATCAATACGACATTCACACCCGATTTTGTCGGAGAACTGGTTACATCGCGTGCGGTTGCTCCAATCGGCGCTGGTGAGGGAAGACTATCACCTTATGACATGCTTTTAGGAGCCTTGTCATCCTGTCTATATGCTACATTTTTAGGCATCGCTGAGAAGAAGCGAATCGCTTTCGAGTCGATCGACATAGAGGTCACCGCTGAGAAGCGTACAGAAGTCCCTACGACGCTCAAGTGGTGCAAAGTCGTCTTTAAGATCAAGAACGCTCAAAAGCAAAAAGGATTGGTTCAGGCAGGTGAGCTTGCAGCAGAATACTGCTCGATCTATCAGACGCTCGCGCATGTCGCAGAGATGTCCTTAGAAGTTGAATTTATCGATTAGACAGTTTATGACTTGACATCCTGTTTTGTTTGGGTATAATGTTTCTAAACTGAAAACGACGTTGAAGAGAAGAGTAGTTCGCTGATTTTGTATTTAGAGAGTGCCGGGAGCTGAAAAGGCATGACAGAGCAGTGTATGAAAAAAGCCTTGGAGTCATGTGAGGAATCTGTAGTTTAAGAGGATGCCACATCGGATGCCACCGTTATAGGGCTAGGGTATGACCAGTACCCGATAAGGTATATGCTTATGCGTATATAAACTGAGGTGGTACCGCGACTTTAACTCTCGCCCTCAAATCAAATGATTTGAGAGCGGGAGTTTTTATATTTTTTGGTCGAATCCGGCCGAAGGAAAGGATGTAGATTATGCATTGGGCACAGAAGGCTGCACAGAAACTAGTTGAGGCGCACCCGAACAGGGAGACATTTGTCTGCGCGTCGGGAATCAGTCCCTCGGGATCGGTTCACATCGGAAACTTTAGAGAGATCGTCACGACCTATTTTGTGGTCAGGGCGCTTCAGGAGATGGGAAAAAAAACGCGCTTCATCTTCTCGTGGGATGACTTCGACCGCTTCAGAAAGGTGCCCAAGGGCATAGACAGCAGCTATGAGCAGTATATCGGAATGCCCTACTCCGCCATACCGGACCCCCACGGATGCTGCGCATCCTACGCACAGCACTATGAGAGGGAGTTCGAAAGCACGCTTAAGGACTTTGGAGTGGAGGTCGAGTTCCTCTATCAGACCCAGCAATACAAAAGCGGAAGGTACCGCGAGGGAATCCACAGGGCCCTTGTTAGGAGAATGGAGATCTACGATATCATCATGGGCTTCAAAACACAGGAAGCCTCAAACGAGCAGCGGATCAACTACTATCCGATCAATCTGTATTGCCATAATTGCCAAAAGGATGATACGACGGTGACCGCTTACGATGAGGGCGCCAGGGTCGTCTATTACAGGTGTGCTTGCGGGCATCAAGGGGAACAGTCGGTCAGGACCGCTGAAAACATCAAGTTGATCTGGAAGGCGGACTGGCCCATGAGATGGTCCGAAGAAGAGGTGGTATTCGAACCGGGAGGAAGCGACCATTCTGCCGAGGGTGGCAGCTTTGCCGTGTCAACCGTGGTTGCAAGGGAGATCTTCGACTACCAGGCTCCCCAGTATATCGCCTATGAGTTTATCGGTATCAAAGGAGCGGGCGGGAAAATGTCGAGTTCTTCAGGGAACACATTGACTCCTAGGGACCTGATGGATGTCTATGCGCCAGAGGTGCTGCTGTATATCTTTTCTAAATATCTGCCCCAGGCAGGGTTTAAAATTGGTATGGATGAGGATGTGATCAAACACCATACAGAGTTTGAACGCTTGTACGGCAAGTACACAAGCGGTGAGCTGGACCGCGAGGACCTTAAGTTTGTCATGCATCTGTCCGTATTGAAGGATACTCCCGACAGGTTCGCTCCGTTCGGTCAAATCGCGAATGTTCTTCCTCTTGTCGCCTATGACGATGAAGTCTGTCGCGGATTACTTGGTTCTCAGATGGACGGGGTCTGTGGACAGGCTTATGGGGATACCTGCAGTCGGGTGACCAAATGGATCGCTTCTTGGTCTCCTGAACGTGAAACACGTGTAAATAGGGCTGTGAACCGCGCTTATTATGTTACAATTGATGAGAAGGTTAAAAACAGTGTGAAAGATATGTTAAAATTGATCAGTGCCCAAAGTTCGGGCGATGACTGGATGCAGGCTGTTTACGACCTTACCAGAAGTGACGACAAGAAAATCACTAAAAGAAGGCAGAACGAAATGTTCGAAACACTTTACCACCTGCTCATCAGCAGAAATACCGGTCCTAGGCTGCCGCTTCTGGTTCAGATCATAGGACCGGAAAAGGCCTTCGACCTTGTCAGCGGATGTATCAGGAATTAGATCCGAACGTATGCTTGATTGTAATAGATAAATGGGGGAAAAGCATGCAAACAGAAGA contains these protein-coding regions:
- a CDS encoding ABC-F family ATP-binding cassette domain-containing protein, producing MLQVTELGLRFGDKKLFEEVNLKFTKGNCYGVIGANGAGKSTFLKIISGEIEPNTGNVSITPGERLAVLKQDHFEYDEYPVVQTVIMGHARLYEIMQEKDALYMKEDFTEEDGHKAADLEGEFAEMDGWDAEMNAEKLLNGLNVPKEYFSSQMADLPGDVKVKVLLAQALFGNPDILLLDEPTNHLDFRAINWLEEFLINYENTVIVVSHDRHFLNNVCTHMVDIDFGKIKMFVGNYDFWYESSQLMLKLMKDQNKKASEKIKELQSFIARFSSNASKAKQATSRKKMLDKIKIEDLQPSTRRYPFVGFTPDREAGKDILQVSGLTKTIDGVKVLDDVSFMLNKGDKVVMLSRNPLVVTTLFKILMGEIEPDEGTFKWGVTTTQGYLPRDYNEYFEGNDDNLINWLRQYSVENDESFIRGFLGKMLFSGEEPLKSASVLSGGEKVRCMFSKLMLSAANVLLLDDPTNHLDLESIQAVNDGLVAFKGTMLFTSHDHTFIESIANRVIEITPNGIVDKVTDFDVFLENDELQADIAKMYAK
- a CDS encoding MFS transporter yields the protein MINLSNRHIYGYGFGNFGYGIIFQIIATYFVFYATAVLGLSGTVIGAMVGTGVIWDALSDPIMGYISDNTKNKKYGRRHLYLWIGGFSVLITNLILWNLHASIPHWMQVGGMIIALLLIKTGMTVYITPYTALGAEITDDHIKRAKVQSVKMSFFLLGIFVATAVNMLLFFKATPEYPIGQLNPSGYRYMSVFTTALMAVSMFVVLKSTSHMIPELKKRIVHNHNSGLKDFFTSLAKAFAHGDFRAVVLGYLFTNLSSALLSTIGLHVYTYTFKMGNMQIALIAGSQLLMAVVSQPFWLWLNKSMDKAKAIRLGLMMSIISSLYFIGCVFLRGLTAENLWILLPFILLGGTGTGGLAMLPQAMVADTVDAHALVTGQRQEGVYYGTLTLTYKLSQSFAILFIGIVLDWVGFDTALAAQKAFTLTSLGLILGIGSLFSFGAAYVSYSHYHLNRKAMDAIHKQLT
- a CDS encoding OsmC family protein — translated: MAILKINTTFTPDFVGELVTSRAVAPIGAGEGRLSPYDMLLGALSSCLYATFLGIAEKKRIAFESIDIEVTAEKRTEVPTTLKWCKVVFKIKNAQKQKGLVQAGELAAEYCSIYQTLAHVAEMSLEVEFID
- the lysS gene encoding lysine--tRNA ligase, translating into MHWAQKAAQKLVEAHPNRETFVCASGISPSGSVHIGNFREIVTTYFVVRALQEMGKKTRFIFSWDDFDRFRKVPKGIDSSYEQYIGMPYSAIPDPHGCCASYAQHYEREFESTLKDFGVEVEFLYQTQQYKSGRYREGIHRALVRRMEIYDIIMGFKTQEASNEQRINYYPINLYCHNCQKDDTTVTAYDEGARVVYYRCACGHQGEQSVRTAENIKLIWKADWPMRWSEEEVVFEPGGSDHSAEGGSFAVSTVVAREIFDYQAPQYIAYEFIGIKGAGGKMSSSSGNTLTPRDLMDVYAPEVLLYIFSKYLPQAGFKIGMDEDVIKHHTEFERLYGKYTSGELDREDLKFVMHLSVLKDTPDRFAPFGQIANVLPLVAYDDEVCRGLLGSQMDGVCGQAYGDTCSRVTKWIASWSPERETRVNRAVNRAYYVTIDEKVKNSVKDMLKLISAQSSGDDWMQAVYDLTRSDDKKITKRRQNEMFETLYHLLISRNTGPRLPLLVQIIGPEKAFDLVSGCIRN